The following are from one region of the Littorina saxatilis isolate snail1 linkage group LG4, US_GU_Lsax_2.0, whole genome shotgun sequence genome:
- the LOC138964927 gene encoding transmembrane reductase CYB561D2-like, whose protein sequence is MAAHVVALLFCAYIIYIASPGTDLFSWHPTLMVLAYAVAMFEAVLVFSPHSSLIGGLSRQTKITIHWSLATLSALLAIGGLAIIFQVKENKQKFHFTSWHGLLGLITVGYSCMQLMGGASVKYYNLSSYFIKMRLADLKLTHAVSGVAAFTLVTATLMCALFSDWVSARVQGFAWYACYMAVCWVALVVMNQVTSGYASRFAPKSAPKVKR, encoded by the exons ATGGCTGCTCACGTAGTTGCCCTGCTCTTCTGTGCATACATCATTTATATTGCTAGCCCTGGTACTG ATTTGTTTTCCTGGCACCCCACCTTGATGGTGTTGGCGTATGCGGTGGCCATGTTTGAAGCGGTGCTGGTGTTTTCCCCTCACAGCTCTCTGATTGGTGGATTGTCGCGCCAAACCAAAATCACCATTCACTGGTCACTCGCCACCCTCTCGGCACTGCTGGCAATTGGCGGCCTAGCAATCATTTTTCAG GTCAAAGAGAACAAGCAGAAGTTTCACTTCACATCATGGCACGGCTTGCTGGGACTCATCACAGTGGGTTACAGCTGTATGCAGTTGATGGGTGGAGCCTCCGTCAAATACTACAACCTCTCTTCCTACTTTATCAAAATGCGACTCGCTGACCTCAAATTGACCCACGCTGTGTCAGGGGTGGCGGCCTTCACCTTGGTGACAGCCACGCTGATGTGCGCCCTGTTTAGCGACTGGGTGTCGGCGCGAGTGCAAGGGTTTGCGTGGTATGCTTGCTACATGGCAGTGTGCTGGGTGGCCTTAGTGGTTATGAACCAAGTCACATCTGGTTATGCCTCTCGCTTTGCTCCAAAGTCAGCTCCAAAAGTAAAGAGGTGA